The DNA region GCGGCGACTGTGTTCTCCGGCCGGACGAGACCCGCGCGCTCTTCGTAGAGCGCCACTTCGTCATCGCGCGGAGTGAGCGTCGGGAAGCGGCGGCGGATTTCCCGGGCGTCCAGCATCTCGTGCGGAAGCCCCCAGGTCTCGGCGGAGAGCCGTGCTCCGGAGACCACCCTTCCGTCCGGGGCGCCGACCATCACGCCGCCGCACAGGGTGGCGATGTCACGGCCGGTGTCCTGTTCGAGCTTCTCGTACAGCTCGTACGCGCGCAGCAGCAGCGGTACGTACGCGGGGTCCTCGAAGTACGACTGCCGCGTGACCCGGGAGCCGCCGTGGCTGGAGCCCCGCTGGTGCACGGGGCCGAACTTCTCCAGGCCGAGGACGCGGGCCCCGCGCGCGGACAGGTGGTGGGCGGCGGCGCTGCCCATGCCACCCAGGCCGATCACGATGACGTCATAGGTGGGGGTGGTGGGAGACACGACGGTCACCTCCGGATCCGGGTCATCTCGGGGTCGAAGAGCGGTTCGTCGGTGACGGTCGCGGAGACCTTCTCGCCGAAGTACTCGATGTGCGTGCTCGTCCCGGCGGGCAGCGGCGGCAGCCAGGCGTACGCGACGCAGCGGCCCAGCGTGTAGCCGTACGCGGCGCTGGTGACGTATCCGGCGGGCGCGGCGTCGGCCGGGTCCGCGTGGACGGGCTCCTTGCCGAGGACCACGGCGGCCGGGTCGTCCAGGAGCAGCGCGGTGAGCCTGCGGGTGAGGGGGCCGCGCCGCTCGAGGGCCGCGCGCCCCACGAAGTCGCCCTTGTCCATGCGGACGGCGAAGCCGAGGCCCGCCTCGAAGGGGTCGTGCTCCGTGGTCATGTCCTGGCCCCAGGCGCGGTAGCCCTTCTCCAGGCGCAGGCTGTTGAAGGCGCTGCGCCCGGCCGCGACGACACCGAGGTCCCGGCCGGCCTCCCAGAGCGTGTCCCACAGGCGCAGGCCGAGGTCGGCGCTGGTGTACAGCTCCCAGCCCAACTCGCCCACGTAGCTCAGCCGCATCGCCGTCACCGGCACATGGCCGATGTGGGTCTCACGGGCCTTGAAGTAGCCGAAGGCCTCGTGCGAGAAGTCGTCGCGGGTCAGCGGTTGGACGAGGGCGCGGGCGAGTGGCCCCCACACGCCGACGCAGCACGTCCCCTGGGTGATCTCCCTGATGTGCACGTCGTCGGGCGCGTGCGACCGTAGCCAGGTGAGATCGGCGGGGGAGTTGGCGCCGACCTGGAAGCGGCCGGGGGCGAGCCGTGCCACGGTCAGGTCGGAGCGGATGCCGCCCGCCTCGTCCAACAGGAGGGTGTAGGTGACCGAACCGGGCTTCTTGCGAAGGTTGTTGGTGGTCATGCGCTGAAGGAAGCCGAGCGCTCCGGGGCCGGTGACCTCCAGGCGGCGCAGCGGCGTCATGTCGTACAGCGCGACCCGCTCGCGGGTGGCACGCGCCTCGGCAGCGGCGACCGGCGACCAGTACCGTCCGGACCAGCCGTCCCGCTCGGGCACGTCCACGTCGGCGGCGAGCGCGGCGTTGGCCTCGTACCAGTGGGGCCGCTCCCAGCCCCCGCCCTCCAGGAACACCGCGCCCAACTCCTGCTGGCGGGCGTGGAACGGGCTGACGCGCAGGGGGCGCGGCTCGTCCGGGGGCTGGAGCGGATGGACGACGTCGTACACCTCGACGAACTGCCGCGCGCCGCGCTCGGCCACATAAGCGGGGGAGCGCTGGGCGTCCTCGAAGCGGGTCGGGTCGCAGTCGTGCGCGTCGACGGCGGGCCTGCCGTCGACCATCCACTCGGCGACGGCCTTGGCCGCGCCCGCGGAGTGCGTGACCCACACCGCCTCGGCGAGCCAGAAGCCACGCAGCGCCGGGGCCTCACCGAGCAGCGGCATGCCGTCCGGCGTGAAGGAGAAGACACCGTTGAACCCCTCATCGACGGCCGACTCCTTGAGCGCGGGCAGCAGCCCGCAGCAGTCCTGCCAGCTCGGCGCGAAGTCCTCCTCGGTGAAGGGATACGAGGACGGCATCGCCAGACCGCGGTCCTTCGCCTCGTCGTACGCGGGCACGGCGAACGGGTCCACCGGCAGCGGGCGATGGGCGTAGGAGCCGATGCCGATGCGGTCCGTGTGCTCACGGAAGTACAGGTCGCGGTCCTGGAAGCGGAGGATCGGCAGGGACGCCTCGGCCCGTGGGTCGTTCCGGCCCGCGAGCTCAGGCAGGGGGTGGGTCCGCGCGTACTGGTGGGCGAGCGGCTGCAGCGGTACGTCGACGCCCGCCATCCGGCCGATCACCGGCCCCCAGAAGCCCGCGGCCGACACGACGTGGTCGGCGGGGAAGGTGCCGCGGTCGGTGACCACAGCGGTGACCCGGCCCTCCGCGCGCTCGATGCCGGTGACCGTGTGCCGCTCCAGGAAGCGGGCGCCCCGGCGGGTCGCCCGGTCGAGCTGCGCACGGCAGGCGAGGACGGCGCGGGCCAGGCCGTCGTCGGGCGTGTGCAGGCCGCCGAGCACCTGGCCGGTGTCGAGCAGCGGCCACAGCTCCTTGCAGCGCGTGGCGTCGACCAGTTCGGCGCGAATGCCCCAGGACGCGGCCAGGCCCGCCTTGCGGCGCAGGTCGGCCCAGCGCTCCGGAGTGGTGGCCAGCTCCAGGCCGCCGACCGGGTTGAAGCAGGAGAGCCCGTCCACGGTCAGCTCGCCGAACTTCCGCACGGTGTAGGCGGCGAACTCGCTGAGCGTCTTGGACGGGCTGGTCTGGAAGACGAGCCCGGGCGCGTGCGACGTGGAGCCGCCCGGGGCGGGCAGCGGCCCCTGTTCGAGGACGGTGACGTCGGTCCAGCCCCGGGCGGTCAACTCGTCGGCGAGGGAGCAGCCGACGATTCCGGCGCCGATGATGACGACTCGGGGAGTGGCGGATTCGGGGCCGCGGGGCGTGGGCGTGCTTGTGGGGGTGGGCGGGGTCGTGGGTGCGGGCGCGGGGGTGTCGCGCACGCCGGGGGAGTTCGGGTCGGGGGAGTGCGGGTCGGGTCGTACGCCGGTCACAGGACCACCACCGATCGCAGCACCTCGCCGCGCTGCATCCTGGCGAACGCGTCCTCGACCTCGTCGAGGGCGATCTTCTCCGTCACGAAGGCTCCGAGGTCGAGCCTGCGGCTGAGGTACTGGTCGACGAGCAGGGGGAAGTCCCGTGTGGGCAGACAGTCGCCGTACCAGGAGGACTTGAGCGCGCCGCCGCGCGAGAACAGGTCGATCAGCGGCAGTTCGACGGCCATCGCCGGGTCGGGCACGCCGACCTGGACGAGGACGCCCGCGTGGTCGCGCATGTAGAAGGCCTGCCTGTACGTCTCGGGGATCCCGACCGCGTCGATGGCGACGTCGACGCCGAAGCCGCCGGTGAGCCCGCGCACCGCCTCGACGGGATCGGTGCCCCGGGAGTTGACGGTGTGGGTGGCGCCGAAGCGGGTGGCCCCGTCGAGCTTGGCGTCGTCGATGTCGACGGCGATCACGCGCCGGGCCCCGGCGAGCGAGGCCCCGGCGATCGCGGCGCAGCCGACGCCGCCGCAGCCGATGACGGCGACCGTGTCGCCGCGCCCCACGTTCCCCGTGTTCACGGCGGCCCCGTACCCGGCCATCACTCCGCAGCCGATCAGTCCCGCCGCCTCCGGCCGGGCCGCCGGGTCCACCTTCACGGCCTGGCCGGCGGCGACGAGCGTCTTCTCGGCGAAGGCGCCGATGCCGAGCGCGGCGCTCAGCGGAGTGCCGTCGAGCAGAGTCATGGGCTGTGCCGCGTTGCGGGAGTCGAAGCAGTACCAAGGGCGTCCGCGCAGGCAGGAGCGGCACGTTCCACAGGGGGCGCGCCAGGCGATGACCACGTAGTCGCCGGGCACCAGACCGCCGGCGTCGGCGCCGACCGCCTCGACGGTACCGGCGGCCTCATGGCCGAGCAGGAACGGGAAGTCGTCGGAGATCGCGCCTTCCCGGTAGTGCAGATCGGTGTGGCAGACCCCGCAGGCCTGCACGGAGACAAGTACCTCTCCCGGTCCGGGATCCGGCACGACGATCGTCTGCACCTCGATGGGTGCGCCCTTCTTCGCGGCGACGACGCCACGGACCTCGTGTGGCACGGCCAGGCTCCTCGACTTGGGTCGTCTTGTTGCGTACTCCACGATCAGTTGCGCTATGAGAGACATCGTGAGAGCGACATCAAGGAGCCGTCAAGGGTCCGGAGTGAACCCTCGGCAAAACGCTATGGGTGTCGCGAAACGGGTCCGGGGGAGGGCGGGGGCGGACGTTTCGGCGGCGTGGTGGGCGGCTGTTGGGCGCGGTGCGGGGCGGGGTGGTTGGCTTGGCGGCGCGGCGCGGCGCGGCGGGGCGGTGGGCTGGCGGTGCGGTGGGGCCTGGCGGCGCGAGGTGGCGCGGCGCGATGTGAGGTGGCCGGGGCGCGGTGCCGAGTGGACGGCGCGGTGCGTGGCGTCCGGGCCCTCAAGAATCCGACCCCCGAGGAGTGGCGCCCAGGTGGAGGCGCCAAGCCAGGGGGCGAGGCGGGGCGTCGGCGTGGGGGTGAGGCGGGGGCGCTGAGGTGGGGGCGCCCCGGCGGGGCGGCAAGGAGGACGGGCGGGGCGTGCGGCGGAACGTGGGGCGCCGGGGGGGCGGGCCGCGCCCCCGGCGTGCCCCCGCAGCCGCAGCCGTCAGAACCCGTAGCCCATCCGGCGCGACAGCTCGACCGCCGCCGCGACCGTGCGCTTGGCCAGCTCGGTGAGCCGGTCCTCCGTCAGCCGATACACCGGCCCGGAGGCGCTCAGCGCCCCGATGACCTTGCCGTCGTGCGCCCGCACCGGGGCCGCCACGGCGGCGAGCCCGACCTCGAGCTCTTCCACGGCGATCGCGAAACCCTGCTGGACGACGGCCTCCAGTTCGCGGCGCAGCGCCACCGTCCCGGTCACCGTGTGCTCGGTGAGGCGGGGCAGCGTGCGGGCGATCTGGCCCTCGCGCAGGGTGGTCGGCAGGTGCGCGAGCAGGACCTTTCCGCTGGAGGTGGCGTGCAGCGGGGTGCGTCGGCCGAGCCAGTTCTGGGCGGTCACGGACGCGGGGCCGCGGGCCTGCATGATGTTGACGGCGGCGTCGTCGTCGAGGACGGCGATGTTGACCGTCTCGCCCAGCTCGTTCGCCAGCTCGCGGCAGACCGGGCCGCCCTCCTGGGAGATGTCCATCCGCACGGCCGCCGCCCCGGCGAGGCGCAGGACGCCCGCGCCGAGGAAGTACTTGCCACGGTCCTTCGCCTGCCCGACGAGCCCCCGGTTCTCGAGCACACCGAGCAGCCGGAACGCCGTCGACTTGTGCACCCCCAGCTCGTCGGCGATCTCCGTGACCCCGGCCTCGCCGTGCCGGGCGAGGATCTCGAGGACGCTCACCGCGCGGTCCACGGACTGCACGGAACCAGCAGGAGCCTTGGCCTGCGGCTCACGCGGCTCGCGCGCCTCCCGGGGCTTTTCGTGCTCTTCCGCGCGCCCTTTCCGGCGCTTCTCCTGGGCTGCTCCCTGCTGCGGCTCCTCGTTCTGGCCAGGCTGTTTCCGCGTGCGGGTCATATCTCAACTCTCACCACTCGGCGGCCTCTCGGAGCCGCGTCCCAGGGAGCCCCTTGACGCGATG from Streptomyces flavofungini includes:
- a CDS encoding GcvT family protein, which gives rise to MIGAGIVGCSLADELTARGWTDVTVLEQGPLPAPGGSTSHAPGLVFQTSPSKTLSEFAAYTVRKFGELTVDGLSCFNPVGGLELATTPERWADLRRKAGLAASWGIRAELVDATRCKELWPLLDTGQVLGGLHTPDDGLARAVLACRAQLDRATRRGARFLERHTVTGIERAEGRVTAVVTDRGTFPADHVVSAAGFWGPVIGRMAGVDVPLQPLAHQYARTHPLPELAGRNDPRAEASLPILRFQDRDLYFREHTDRIGIGSYAHRPLPVDPFAVPAYDEAKDRGLAMPSSYPFTEEDFAPSWQDCCGLLPALKESAVDEGFNGVFSFTPDGMPLLGEAPALRGFWLAEAVWVTHSAGAAKAVAEWMVDGRPAVDAHDCDPTRFEDAQRSPAYVAERGARQFVEVYDVVHPLQPPDEPRPLRVSPFHARQQELGAVFLEGGGWERPHWYEANAALAADVDVPERDGWSGRYWSPVAAAEARATRERVALYDMTPLRRLEVTGPGALGFLQRMTTNNLRKKPGSVTYTLLLDEAGGIRSDLTVARLAPGRFQVGANSPADLTWLRSHAPDDVHIREITQGTCCVGVWGPLARALVQPLTRDDFSHEAFGYFKARETHIGHVPVTAMRLSYVGELGWELYTSADLGLRLWDTLWEAGRDLGVVAAGRSAFNSLRLEKGYRAWGQDMTTEHDPFEAGLGFAVRMDKGDFVGRAALERRGPLTRRLTALLLDDPAAVVLGKEPVHADPADAAPAGYVTSAAYGYTLGRCVAYAWLPPLPAGTSTHIEYFGEKVSATVTDEPLFDPEMTRIRR
- a CDS encoding S-(hydroxymethyl)mycothiol dehydrogenase: MPHEVRGVVAAKKGAPIEVQTIVVPDPGPGEVLVSVQACGVCHTDLHYREGAISDDFPFLLGHEAAGTVEAVGADAGGLVPGDYVVIAWRAPCGTCRSCLRGRPWYCFDSRNAAQPMTLLDGTPLSAALGIGAFAEKTLVAAGQAVKVDPAARPEAAGLIGCGVMAGYGAAVNTGNVGRGDTVAVIGCGGVGCAAIAGASLAGARRVIAVDIDDAKLDGATRFGATHTVNSRGTDPVEAVRGLTGGFGVDVAIDAVGIPETYRQAFYMRDHAGVLVQVGVPDPAMAVELPLIDLFSRGGALKSSWYGDCLPTRDFPLLVDQYLSRRLDLGAFVTEKIALDEVEDAFARMQRGEVLRSVVVL
- a CDS encoding IclR family transcriptional regulator codes for the protein MQSVDRAVSVLEILARHGEAGVTEIADELGVHKSTAFRLLGVLENRGLVGQAKDRGKYFLGAGVLRLAGAAAVRMDISQEGGPVCRELANELGETVNIAVLDDDAAVNIMQARGPASVTAQNWLGRRTPLHATSSGKVLLAHLPTTLREGQIARTLPRLTEHTVTGTVALRRELEAVVQQGFAIAVEELEVGLAAVAAPVRAHDGKVIGALSASGPVYRLTEDRLTELAKRTVAAAVELSRRMGYGF